The Lolium rigidum isolate FL_2022 chromosome 2, APGP_CSIRO_Lrig_0.1, whole genome shotgun sequence genomic interval GCTTGGATTATTACAAATATTGCATAACAACTGATAAATGACTTGGACGTCGCCAATAGACGATCAAAATATTTCAAATATTTAGAGAATTTTAAATTTTAGTTTTATGAAATGACTCCATATTAATCCATCACAACAGCACAACCACGGAATTTCTTTTTTAATCTATGTGATATGACACCATAAAAATTAtagtaatatatatatatatatataggataaatacttataTATATCAGTTTTGTTAGTGCAAAAAATGCATCATTAGCCCGGTAGCGTAACACTGGAGATGTTTTACTGGAAAAGAAAGTGGGGAAAGGGAGTGAGGGAGAACCGGTCCGAAAGTCGTCATCACTCGCccgaccccccttcttcctcctcttcttcttcttcactggtGAAGGAACAAAAATCCCCAAATCCCCAAATCCCCACGCCAAGCCAAGCCATTAGGGATTGTTCCTTCCATCGATTCCGTCCACTGCCTCCCGTGGGACTCGCCGCAGATCCGCCGATGCGCCCGCTTCTGCTGGCGCCGCCCGTCTAGGCACGGCAGCGCCCGCCGCTTGTATGGAAACACGCAGCCGcaagcgcgccgccgcctcctcctcctcgtcggcctccAAGCGCGCACGCCCGTCCCCCACCGCCGCTCCCCGCACCCGCCGTGCGGCCCCAGCGTCAGCGACACCCATGGACCCGTCcccgtcctcccgccgccgcgcccacAAGGGAAAGGACCCGACGGACCCGACCTCCACCTCTGCCCCGCACCACCACCACGAcgtctccgacgacgacgactccgacGCCCTCCCGGCCCCCTTCCCGCCCTCCTTCACCTCCGCCAGCACGGCCCTCCAGGGCCTGCTCCGCCGCCTCGGCGCGGGCCTCGACGACCTCCTgcccggctccgccgccgccgccgccgcctcctcctccggcacctccgccCAGCTCAAGCGGATCCTCGCCGGCCTGCAGGACTCCTCCAACTCATCGCTCCAGCTCTCCTGCCTCATGCAGCTCTGCGAGATGCTCTCCATCGGCACCGAGGACTCCCTCGCCGCCTTCCCCGTCGACGCCTTCGTGCCGCTCCTCGTCGGCCTGCTAGGGCgccccgacgaggaggaggatgacgcagGGGCAAGCCCCGATGTCATGCTGCTGGCAGCGCGTGCGCTGGCAAACCTCGTGGATGTCCTACCGTCGGCGTGCTCCTCCGTAGTGCACTATGGGGCCATACCCTGCTTCTGCGCACGACTGCTCACCATCGAGTACATGGACCTAGCTGAGCAGGTATTTCTTCACCTCCCAACAAATTATATGGCTCGTATAGTATATATATTCAcatgacaaacaaacaaacatgCCATCCTCTCTGCTCCCAGTCTCTGCAAGCTCTTAGGAAGATCTCCCTGGAGCATCCTACGGCCTGTTTGAGAGCTGGTGCACTAATGGCTGTCCTCTCCTATCTTGATTTCTTCTCCACTGGTGTTCAGGTTTCAActcaactctctctctctctctagtttCTTTCAACTGTTTCAAATGCTTACTCTATGTATGTTTCCTTGGTGGGTGGACATGCTTCTAGAGGGTAGCATTGTCTACTGCTGCTAATATCTGCAGGAAGCTGCCATCCGATGCGTCCGACTTTGTCATGGAAGCCGTGCCGTTGCTCACTAATCTCCTACACCACCACGACTCTAAGGTGCCTTCAAACTCTAAACCTCTCACCTATATTGTCTTTTATGCGTTCCATCCAGGGGATACACATCTGTTTCAACGTCTTGTTCTTGTGCAACAACTCCGCAGGTACTAGAGCATGCTTCTGTTTGTTTAACACGCATTGCCGAGGCTTTTGCTCACTATCCAGACAAACTGGATGAGTTGTGCAATCATGGGCTGGTCGCTCAAGCAGCTAGTTTGGTTTCCGTCAGCAACTCCGCAGGCCAGACATCCTTGAGTACATCCACGTATACGGTATACACAGATATGCTTTTCTTATTCTTCCGTACTGTTTACTTTTtttttcccttcctttcttgTAAAAATCGTGCTAAATATGGACTGTTGGGCATCCTTTCAGGGTTTAATCCGTCTTCTCTCAACATGTGCAAGTGGGTCGTTGTTGGCAGCCAAAACACTCCTTCTGCTTGGTATTAGTGGCACTATTAAAGATATTCTTTCAGGGTCTGGTTTGGTTGCTGGGACATCTGTTGCCCCAGCTTTGTCGAGGCCTGCTGATCAGGTAATTACACTTACTTCACTCTTCTGTGGTGCTAGCCTTTGGACTAGTTTTTACATCTTCAATTCAGTTCCAATCTGTATGTATTACTATTGAAACATGACTTTAGCCATCACATGTACTGGTATTCGCCTCTTCACCCCTGATCCATAACTCACACAAAGAAAACGTATTCTCGAGGACTGCCATTAACAtacacatgcatatttttcttTCCTGAAGACAGGTGCCTATGTAGTAAACTAGTCCATAGTTGTCTTGACGATGAACATGCAGATTATCATCTGAAAGAAAACATATTTAGAACCAAGTAAAGTCCATGTTTAGGAGCATGAATGACTAATCAGTTTAGTTACTATCCTTGATTTAGGCTCCCTGTGTCAAGTCCTTTGAGTTGTTCTAAGGAGGCACGAAAGGAACATAAATATGCAAGTAAATCATGTATCCTATGCAGCCATGTCTCGTAGAGGTTTAAAATAATATCTTTGTTGGTGACTGGTGTATAAATAAATTTATAATACTTTCTGCAGCTACATCTTCTCTTGCTTAGCTGCTGAAACATTGATTAAAAATAATTACAAGGATTTGGTCTGGAGGGTGGGTGATATATGCTTCCATGCTTGTCTTGCGCGGATGTTCATACATTTATCTTTAACCCTGCAGATGTTTGAGATCGTGAGCCTTGCTGATGATTTACTCCCGCATTTGCCTGTGGGGATAATTACTTTGCCAACACATTGCCGTGTATTTGCTAAAGGCTCTTCTACAAGGAAACCTGCCACAGCCAAACATGACGGGGCTGGTTCAACAGAAAATGAAAGGTCAGGTCATGAGAGTCTATTGCGTGAGCACCCCGAACTTCTACAACAGTTTGGTATGGACTTATTGCCCGTAATGACACAGGTGTGTGCTCATTTTTATATCTCGTTGATGAGTAATTACAATTTACTAGACGTACTTATTCTCGTACTTaataacatctgctatcttacagGTGTATGGTTCAAGCGTAAATGCACCAATACGTCATAAGTGCTTATCTATCATTGGGAAATTAATGTGCTATAGCTCTGCTGAAATGATCCAGGCTCTCCTTGGCACGACAAACATATCCAGGTACTGATACAAGTCTGTATTTCGATGTGTGATTCATTTCTTACAGATGATTTCAGACATTGGATTCTATCATTTATTGTACCGCCCAATATACAATTCTTCTTTTCTGATCCTTGCTGAGTTATACGAATTTCCCTGGCAGCTTCCTAGCAGGCATTCTTGCTTGGAAAGATCCACAGGTGCTGATCCCAGCTCTTCAGATAGCAGAAATTATGATGGAGAAACTCCCGGAGACATTCTCCAAGTTATTTGTGAGGGAAGGTGTTGTTCATGCTGTGGAGGCACTTATATGTCCGGAATCCGCAAATACAGTGCCTCCTCAAGTACCATCACAAGATAAGGATGGCGATTCTGTTATGTCGTCACGCCCTAGACGACAACGCCGACGTGGGGTTGCTGCAGCAACAGAAAGCAGTTTGTTAGATGCATCAAACGCTGCTAGTACCTCACCATGCTCGGCAGAAGCTCCAGTCACAAGTCTCCGTTTTGAAGTAAGCGACCGTGCGAAGGCATTCAAAGAAAAATACTTCCCTTCTGACCATGGTTCCAGCGATGCTGGAGTCACCGACGACCTTCTTAAACTAAGAGCACTCTGCGCAAAGTTGAATTCTGCAACTGAAAATGTCGTAACGAAAGCAAAAGGGAAATCGAAGGCCTCGAGTGCTAGTTATTTTGACATTTCGCATGATGCGGAGGAACAACTAGACCTGATAGTAGCTGAAATGCTCTCCGAGCTGAGCAAAGCTAATGGTGTTTCCACATTTGAGTTCGTCAGGAGCGGAGTTGTGGCTGCGTTTCTCAACTATCTGTCATGCGGGACATTTGGGAAAGAAAGGGTGTGTGAAGCTAACCTACCAAAGCTTCGCCAGCAGGTGCTTAGGCGATACAAGTTGTTCATATCCGTTGCCCTTTCTGTTGACCATGGAAGGAGTGAAACTCCGTTGGCACTTTTGGTCCAAAAACTGCAAAGCGCTTTGTGTTCATTGGAACGTTTCCCTGTTGTCCTCAGCCAGTCTAGCAGAATTGGTACTGGAGGCTCTCGTCTAACCTCAGGTCTTGGTGCTCTGGCTCAACCCTTCAAGTTGCGCCTGTGTCGAGCTCAAGGCGAAAAATCACTCCGAGATTATTCATCAAATATTGTACTTATTGATCCCTTTGCAAGTCTAGCAGCTGTTGAAGAATTCCTTTGGCCCAGAGTTCAGCGCAGTGAGGCTGCTTCGAAACCTATAGTTGTTTGTGCAAATAATTCTGAATCTGGTGCACCTGGAGCTACTGATGGTGCATCAACACCTGCATCAGCTCAGTCTGTCCGGCGTCCAACGACAAGATCAAAGTCATCGGCTGCAAGTAGTGGTACATCTAATAAAGAGACTCTGGAGGAAAGCACTAGTGCTGCTAAAGGAAAAGGCAAAGCTGTTGTCAAACCGAGCTCAGCTGAACCGAAGGGACCCAACACAAGGAATTCTACCCGCAGAAAAGCTGCTTCAGAGAAAGATTTGGACATGAAGCAAACACATGGTGACAGTAGTTCTGAGGTATGATTTTATTGCACTCTACATGAACATGAGATTTCAGGGTGTAGTTAATTAGTTATATTTCAGTGTAGCTTTGTAAGATTCAAGTGCATATTTCATGTAATTTTCGACACTAAAAAATGAGTAAGATAGGGCGAATGGTAGTAAATCATTAAGAAAAGATAACTTCCTATTGTTTTTTTTGTCATGCTGTGTTTGAAATCCGAGGATAATATTTGGAGTTGTACTTGCACTGGAACCTTGCCAAGTATTACctttctattctgttatgtgcagGATGAGGAGCTGGATACATCTCATATTGAGCTTGACGATGCTTTAATgattgacgatgatgatgacatttccgaggatgaagatgatgatcatGAGGTGATGGTTTTTTAAATTTGTTCCTTTAATTTCTTTCGTAGACTTTCGTACGATGAGATAATCTAGACACCTAGTCTGCCTATTTTTTGCCCTCCCTCACCATGTCGATCTACATTTTCCCTGCTTGACTACTATATCTAAGCTATTTATCCGCAGAGAAGACAATTGCAGTGGGGGTGGCTTATTATATAGTAAACTAGTTTATTGAGTTTATAAGCTGTGAGATGCTGAAGTCGTCTGTCAGGCTTTTAAGATCTGTCCATGCTTAGCACATAAAATTCTTTGTTGGAATAGCCTGAAAATTGTTTACTTTTTTCTACGTCTAATTAAATAACTTTGTCGAAACTCTCAGGTTCTCCAAGAGGGTTCTCTTCCTATTTGCGTTGAAGATGGGGTGCATGATGTGAAACTGGGCGACGCTGATGTCTCTAATGTTGGTTCTGCAAGTGATAGCCAGGCACAGCCGTCATCTGGTTCCAGTGCTCGAAACATTATTAGTAGGGGAGCAAATGCCGCTGAATTTCGAAGTGCAAGTGCCTTTGGATCTCAAGGTGCGATGTCATTTGTTGCTGCGACAATGGCTGGGATTACTTCTGCTGGTGGTCGTGGTGTTAGAGGTAGTCGCGATCGGCGTGGCTTGTCACTTGGAGGTAGCATAAATGAGCGCAACAAACTGGTATTCATGGCTGGTGGGAAGCAGCTTAGCAAAAATTTGACTGTATATCAAGCCATCCAGCGTCAACTGATGCTTGATGAGGACGATGAAGAAAGGTTTAATGGATCCGACTTACCGAATGATGGGAACCGCTTCTGGGGTGATGTGTTTACAATCACTTACCAGAAGGCTGATGGCCAACCTGAGAAGGGGCCCCAGGGTGGTTCCACCTCATTGCACGCAAAATCAGAATCTTACAGATCTACTTCTGAAGCACACAAGCTTTCCCTTCTCGATAGCATCTTACAAGGAGAACTTCCATGTGATTTGGAGAAAACAAACTCAACTTACAACATTCTAGCACTCTTACGTGTACTAGAGGGGCTGAATCAGTTATCCCCTCGTTTAAGAGCGCTGGCAGCAGCCGATGAGTTTGCCGAGGGGAAGATTGCTACCCTGGATGAGCTATATGAAACTGGAACCAAGGTGCCCTCGGAAGAGTTTGTCAATAGCAAGCTGACGCCGAAGCTTGCTCGGCAGATGCAGGATGTCCTTGCACTCTGCAGCGGCAGTTTACCTTCTTGGTGTTatcagatggcgaaagcctgtccCTTCCTGTTTCCTTTTGAAACGAGGAGACAGTATTTCCACTCCACAGCTTTTGGCTTGTCCCGGGCATTGAATCGGCTTCAGCAACAACAGGGTGATAACCAGAACTCTGGTAGCGAAAGAGAGGTCCGGTTTGGCAGGTTGCAACGCCAGAAAGTCCGTGTTTCCCGTAACCGTATTCTGGATTCTGCTGCAAAAGTTATGGAGATGTTCTCAAGTCAGAGAGCGGTTCTTGAGGTGGAGTACTTTGGTGAGGTTGGGACAGGACTGGGTCCTACTTTGGAGTTTTACACACTCTTGGGCCATGAACTACAAAGTGCTCGGTTGGGATTATGGAGATCAAGTTCACCTTCCGATTCAGAAATGGAAATCGATAGAAACGGTGTGATCCATCTGGATTCTTCTGATGATGATTTGCCTGCAAAAGAACACAGCTCTGATGAAGGCAGGCAACGGATACAAGCTCCTCTTGGATTATTTCCTCGACCTTGGCCATCTAATGTTGATGCCTCAGAGGGTAGCAGATTATTCAAAGTCATCGAGTATTTCCGCTTGGTTGGTCGAGTTGTGGCAAAAGTCTTGCAAGATGGAAGGCTTTTGGATTTGCCTTTATCCACAGCTTTTTATAAGCTCGCACTTGGACAAGTAAGTACAGATCCTCTTATTCGTGAACAcagtatttgttttcatttttttgttttgttctaCTTGAGCTTATTATCGCTGAAGTTTTTACCGTTTTCCACTTTTAACTTAGAAATGTTTTCTGTTCATTAGGAGCTTGATTTGTTTGACATCATCTCGTTTGATGCCGAGCTTGGAAAGACACTGCAAGAACTGCAAGTTCTTGTTGAGCGTAAAAGGTTCCTTGAATCCACTTCTGGCAAGAATCAGCTGGAAGCTGAAGACTTGCGTTTCCGTGGAGCTCGTATCGAAGACCTGTGTTTAGATTTTACCCTTCCAGGCTATCCTGATTATGTTCTTAAAGAAGGCGAGCAAAACAAAATTGTAAGCATTCTGTTTTATCTTTGTGGTTTTTGCTCTCTTATTGGGGGTAATGAATAATGGTATTGTATCCTCTAGGTTAATATCCACAACCTGGAAGAGTATGTTGATTTAGTAGTTAATGCAACGGTGAAGTCAGGGATAATGAAGCAGGTAGAAGCTTTCAGATCAGGATTTAGCCAGGTGCGACCTCATTTTGCTCGTTTATCAACTCCTAGTCATTTTATGTAGGTCTGGAAAGTCACTTATTTTGCCTCAACGCATCGTGTGTACCTCTGTTTTAGGTCTTTGATATATCATCCCTCCAAATATTTTCACCTCAAGAGCTTGACTATCTAATATGCGGTCGTCAAGAAATTTGGGAGGTAATGCCTCATCCCCTCTCTTGGTTTCATTTGTACCTGTTAATTTTTATTACTGAATTTAGCTTGCATTGTTgcagccggaatcactggtggatAACATAAAGTTTGATCATGGGTATACTGCTAAAAGTCCTGCAATCTTAAATGTAAGTGCACCCCTTTTAATGTGACCGTCAATCTGGTTATCTGAATCTGGCCTTCAGTAAATTATACAATTCATTGATCCTCTGCTTGTTTGCAGCTACTTGAGATCATGGCGGAATTTACCCCTGATCAGCAGCATGCGTTCTGCCAGTTTGTAACCGGTGCTTCTCGGCTTCCAACTGGTGGCTTAGCTGCCCTTAGTCCCAAGCTTACTATAGTTCGAAAGGTGCTTTTCTTGAAATCTGCTTTTGTAACATATATACACCTTAATTATCATTATTATTGTGTGCCATGGTTCTTTTCTCTTAACTTGGTGATGTCTCTTTTGATTGTCAGCACCCCTCGAGTGGCGTCAGTACCACAAATACAACCGGGATCacagatgctgcagatgatgatttGCCCAGTGTCATGACGTGTGCCAATTATCTTAAACTACCCCCATATTCCACAAAAGTATGGCTCTATCGGTCTGTACCTTTTTGTTTAATGCATCGTGATGCATTGCATTAACTGGCTTGTTTGGGCGCTTTTGCAGGAAGTTATGCACAAGAAGCTGCTCTACGCCATCCTGGAAGGCCgcggatcttttgatctatcgtGATCTCATAAAACTAACATACAGGCCATCCGCCATTGGATGCCCATCAATTTTATTCAGAACTAGTCTCTTCGTTGTCTGTAATAACATAGTTTGAGGTTACCCAGCTGCTCCGCAGAAAGCTTGGAAGGTTAGGTGCTGGTATTTGTCATGTTTCTTATTGGTAATAGTGACCTTCTCTTTTCCCTCCTAATGCACTGTTTATGTTTGTGGTCTTCAGTTGATTATGCTAAACAGGCGAGCCTTGAGCAAGGGCCGACAAGTGTCAGGAGCACCTTTTCCAGTACATTGTAAATAAAAGGAGTATATATTTGTCGCAAGGATTTATTCCTTGTGTCCTATCTGTAGATTGAGAATGTTGTGTCTGTGTTAGACAATGTGTACATGTGTAAACCAGTAATAAATGCGCTCTAGTGTATTTGTGATTTTGTCGGTGAAGTTTCATTCAGCTCTTGTTTGCTGGCACAGCCTAGTTCTGTTACCCACTTTCCGTTGCTGGGCAAGCACATACTAACTAAACTGGGGCATAATTCATGCCATCtagtctacactacttaaaaaggaggaagatgttccctattctgcccaCCTTACCACTACGACCAAACTTTGGTCGTCCTTCGTCGCGCGTCGCTCCCGCACAAATGGGCCGAGCCCAACAAATCCGTTACTCACCACTACCTCGCCTCCTAGGAACCCCGAACCCCGCGCGCTAGGGTTTGGCCCCGCTGCCGCTCGACCACGTCGAGCACCACCTATCCACCGCCGCTCGCCAGGACATCGCCCGCCGCACCTCTACCTGGCCCGGCTCTGCTCGAGCTCGGCCAGGACAGGAGATCGCCCCGACCGACGCCGACCGCAGTTTAGCCCTGGGCAGGAGCATGCGGCGTGGCCGCACAGCCCCCCGCCCCCCGTCGGCAGGGCCCCCCCACCCTTGAGCCTTCGACTGAGTGTCGTGGAAGAAAAGGTCATAATCCCATGGAACCCCTCGCGATTTCTGGCTGTTTAGACGGAAATAATGGTGGAGGAGATGGAGATCTCGATTTGCTTCTTTCCATCAATTCCCTCGTCAGTCTCGAACGGTTAGTACAATCCCCTTCTCTACATTATTTAGTTCATCCGATTCCGATCTGCCCTGTCCTTATTCAATTTGGATCTGTCTACGGGGAGGCTTTGAAAGAGAAAAGTAAGTAATGCGAGACAATGAATTCGACAAATGATTTTGCCTCAAAAGAGTTGGGCGAAAATCCTTTACATAACCAGTGCACTTGCCTGTTTGCAAGTTTACTACATGTGCGAGCTGAAGACATGGAGTGCAGAGCTATAGAGTGTGAGCTGGAGCGTAGAGCTAGAGTGTGAGCTTATCAAGCATATTTTGATAAATATGTAGTTGCTTTTGAATTGATTTGTCACCAATAAGACCATTGTTACTTTCTGTTATGTTATAGTGGGTCTTTCGAGAGAATTTTGTTCAGTACAACTTACTACTTGGAATATCAAAATAAGCACTTTTACTATTTGTGTATAAGGGCCCTATGTTTTTTGTTTTGCACCGGGCCCGGACATCCCAGGCCAGGCTCTCAGGAACCACCGCTTCCTAGGGTTTGGTCCCGTTGCTGCTTTCTTCCACGCCACCGCTCGACCTTGTCGATTACCACCTGTCCACTGCCACTCGTCATGACCTCGCCCGCCGCCCCTCTACCTGCCCGGCCTCTGCTCGAGCTCGGCCAGGACAGGAGATCGCCCCGACCGACCGCAGTTTGGCGAGGCCAGGCTCGCCCAGGCCCGCCTCCTCTCGCACGGAGAGATGACCACGGAACCACACGCTCAAGGACCCGCGTCCCCGCCCCCATCATTCTCCTCCGTGCTGCCACGCTCTAGCATCACCTCGGGCTGTATTAGTTATTCCAAGCACTTGATATTGCTTCTCGACCCTTTCAATTTTGATTATTATTAAATCCTCGATGCTATCATGTCCGAAAAGCTGATTTTCTTTTGGTTATGGATTGTCTTGTATCCAAATAAGCAAGTAGATTTATGGTGAAGGTGAAAATTGTTATCAAGATTCTAATCCCCTGTTGCTGCTATAACAGATCGAGATCGAGATTGGGCCGGTGGTTGCAGCTTCCTTTCTTTTGGTGGCATCTGGTATTCTGTTTTCGTTGGGGTGTGCCCTTCTGATGTTTGGTGAAGGGTTCAACCATGATCCTTGGTGGGGTTCTAAAATTTAGGGGCTGCAGCTGGTATGTTTGGTTCTGCATTTGTCCTTTTGATACTCTCCTTTTAATTCTTTTTATCAGTTGGTGTATGATTGATGGATTCTTTTTGTTTAGTTTGCCACTGTTGCGTTGGGTTTGAACGGGGTGTGCTCCGCCTGGTCATCGACGAGTACCGGTTGCCATGGACTGGTCAGAGGTGAGTAGTGTGCATGTTTTTTTACTGTATTTTGAAGTTCTTCTTCTCTGGAATTGGTCTATGCAATCCTTCAAATTGCATGCCTAGAAGAAATGGACCAAGAGCTTGGTGATGGGTTCATTATTGAGGAGAAATGATCCGTCCAATTATATAGAGTTACATACAGTATAGTAATACATGACAAAACACTAGAAGATACAAGCCCAGTAAAAAAGCAAGCCTATGTGAAGTTAGTGCATCAAGAATCGAATGACAGACTGTAGTTTTAGGTCTGTTTACACAAAAGATTCGAAGAATTTTCTCCTTTTAAATACCTACTGTGAAGGGAGATGAGATAATTGGCATGTGTTCCTAATTTGGCTGAAATTCGGCAGCTCTTATTACATCACAAATTGTCATGAGAAGTAGGCTGGATCTAACAAATTTGCCATGGTAAGGAGCATCTACCTACTGCAGTACATCCAACTACGTCTGGAGGGGTTGTGGCCCGGCAGAGGACGCCGGAGGTGGGGCGGCGGGGCCGTGGTTGTCGCTGGGTAATCCCAACATCACTGCTTCTCCTCTTCCGACCTTGATGTCGCAGCCGACCTCAAGGCTCGAGGAGCACCAGCAAAACGGCATTCACTGGCTCATTTGTGCTACCACCTTTCGCGCTAACGTCCTGGTCAGTCAGTACTCACTTGTCCAATTTTGGCAGGAATAATGGTTCCTGCATATTGCAACTGTGTGCTAACACTTTCAGTTTCAGAACCACATTATTTCAAGGTGCACTTGTTGTTATCAAATACAGTGTTCACAGGAAGATGCActtcaggtttgatttttaccttCAATGTTCATACTTCAGTAGTGTGCTATACATATGCTTGCATTCTCTTACTAAATTGATAATTATATATACCAAACGAACTCAATTCAACTCACATCCACTCAGGTTATTCTTGGTGAAGTCCTCAAGTTTCCATTACTTATTTTTAATAGTAGGCTAAATGTGTCAGTCGGGCATTACCAATTACTATATCAAACCATATATGTAAGAAGCCACAGGGTTACTGAAGTTTCTTCCCATCCGTCGAAAATAAAATATGTTATTTTTAAGGTTCGTATTTGTCTATGTTAACTGCAAGTTAATTGTTGGCCAAATTAGTTACTGCTGTAAACTTGGCCATTTATTTGCGAAGGAAATATTGTTTTGCTTATGTATTTACCACTAGAAAATCGGTGATATTTATACTTAATAACCTCCAGATGCCACAATGTAGTGTGAAGCGTCGAATATGTATTTGGCACAAAACGCCCAGTTTGTTCTGACCACATGGGTGATTACCGTGGTTGTGTAACATCAAAACAGCCATTACAACTTCAATATTTGCTCACCATAGACCAACCGGAATATGCACATACTTATTATCTGGTTTCATGCTACATGATACATTTTGTAATATAAAGCCTATTGCAGTTTGGCTGCAGATTGCTTCACATACTTGATGTAAGATATCAGAGCAGAGTGTATCTCACATATCAGAGCTGCAGATTGGTTTGGTTCCTTATGTTCTTAAACTGAGACGAAACTTCCCATCCTCTGAAATTGTTGGTTTTCAGTTGCGAGGACATGCACTATACTACTGTACAATTTATGACTTTTAAACCATGCAACTATAATTGAATTGATGGAGTTCTCAAGATTTGTGCCCTAAGATCATTGAATTGCATTGCTTTAGTCTTATCTCATTTCCATACCTTGTATTTTCTTCCGGATCATCCCTGCAAAGGTAGAGCAGAGTGCATCTTACATTCCCATGTCTTAAAAGGTATATTTGAAGTTAACTGCACAGTGGTTTGGTTCCTTATGTTCTTCAAGCTTCAGTCACTCGCTACTTCTCTCCCAGGTAGAAGATTGTTAGAGTTCACTTTATTAATTTGAAACAATAGTTACATTTGTGGATATAAGCATGTTCTGTACTTACTGTCAGCTTACTTGCTTACATTTGTGGATATAAGCATGTTCTTCTTCATCTTAACAAATTTTTAACCTCACAGGTTCTGGAGGTAGGAAAGCTGGTAATAGAAGAATAACAATAGAATGAAGGATGCATGAGAACCCTACTGGAGGCAGTGCTACCGAGAGTAACCTGTCATcttacattttgaaatttttttaTTGCATTAATAGATAAATTCATGTTTATCCTCACATGGAGCAGGTTCATTTTTCTTTGCTAGGTTAAGTCTCAGAAATACTTGATAAACTTGGCGTCTTTTCAAATAGAATCTCTATTATGCCAAGAAGATATTTCATGATGTTGACCTCTAGAACTTGATACCAaatttcctattttctttttGCATATATTCTGTAACAGAAATGTGCTCTTTTGAATAATCAATAAGCGAAACATCATTTTGATGGCCTCCACGAAACTGCTTTTTAGAAAATTTGGGGCAAATAGATGGAAGGCAGCTATACTGTTGGAATCCCCCTTTATGATTTACTGACTTGTTTCGTCTTCGTGATTTACTGAATTCTTTTGTGCAAGTTTAGAAGATAAATTTATTGTTCGCATAGCTAAATCTAGATTTATTTGGTCATAGCAACACACGGATGTACTACCATTTTCTCGCTGAATTTGACACAGAAAATGTTATTTTTTTTTTGTCGCAGCAAAAGCTTATAAAGCTCATATTCCTCTTGCGGTTGCTATAGTCTTATGTTTCATCATGCTAATTTAGTACTATTTGGATGCATTGTGCAAATTGATCACCAACACCATATGCAGTTCA includes:
- the LOC124691526 gene encoding E3 ubiquitin-protein ligase UPL3-like, with protein sequence METRSRKRAAASSSSSASKRARPSPTAAPRTRRAAPASATPMDPSPSSRRRAHKGKDPTDPTSTSAPHHHHDVSDDDDSDALPAPFPPSFTSASTALQGLLRRLGAGLDDLLPGSAAAAAASSSGTSAQLKRILAGLQDSSNSSLQLSCLMQLCEMLSIGTEDSLAAFPVDAFVPLLVGLLGRPDEEEDDAGASPDVMLLAARALANLVDVLPSACSSVVHYGAIPCFCARLLTIEYMDLAEQSLQALRKISLEHPTACLRAGALMAVLSYLDFFSTGVQRVALSTAANICRKLPSDASDFVMEAVPLLTNLLHHHDSKVLEHASVCLTRIAEAFAHYPDKLDELCNHGLVAQAASLVSVSNSAGQTSLSTSTYTGLIRLLSTCASGSLLAAKTLLLLGISGTIKDILSGSGLVAGTSVAPALSRPADQMFEIVSLADDLLPHLPVGIITLPTHCRVFAKGSSTRKPATAKHDGAGSTENERSGHESLLREHPELLQQFGMDLLPVMTQVYGSSVNAPIRHKCLSIIGKLMCYSSAEMIQALLGTTNISSFLAGILAWKDPQVLIPALQIAEIMMEKLPETFSKLFVREGVVHAVEALICPESANTVPPQVPSQDKDGDSVMSSRPRRQRRRGVAAATESSLLDASNAASTSPCSAEAPVTSLRFEVSDRAKAFKEKYFPSDHGSSDAGVTDDLLKLRALCAKLNSATENVVTKAKGKSKASSASYFDISHDAEEQLDLIVAEMLSELSKANGVSTFEFVRSGVVAAFLNYLSCGTFGKERVCEANLPKLRQQVLRRYKLFISVALSVDHGRSETPLALLVQKLQSALCSLERFPVVLSQSSRIGTGGSRLTSGLGALAQPFKLRLCRAQGEKSLRDYSSNIVLIDPFASLAAVEEFLWPRVQRSEAASKPIVVCANNSESGAPGATDGASTPASAQSVRRPTTRSKSSAASSGTSNKETLEESTSAAKGKGKAVVKPSSAEPKGPNTRNSTRRKAASEKDLDMKQTHGDSSSEDEELDTSHIELDDALMIDDDDDISEDEDDDHEVLQEGSLPICVEDGVHDVKLGDADVSNVGSASDSQAQPSSGSSARNIISRGANAAEFRSASAFGSQGAMSFVAATMAGITSAGGRGVRGSRDRRGLSLGGSINERNKLVFMAGGKQLSKNLTVYQAIQRQLMLDEDDEERFNGSDLPNDGNRFWGDVFTITYQKADGQPEKGPQGGSTSLHAKSESYRSTSEAHKLSLLDSILQGELPCDLEKTNSTYNILALLRVLEGLNQLSPRLRALAAADEFAEGKIATLDELYETGTKVPSEEFVNSKLTPKLARQMQDVLALCSGSLPSWCYQMAKACPFLFPFETRRQYFHSTAFGLSRALNRLQQQQGDNQNSGSEREVRFGRLQRQKVRVSRNRILDSAAKVMEMFSSQRAVLEVEYFGEVGTGLGPTLEFYTLLGHELQSARLGLWRSSSPSDSEMEIDRNGVIHLDSSDDDLPAKEHSSDEGRQRIQAPLGLFPRPWPSNVDASEGSRLFKVIEYFRLVGRVVAKVLQDGRLLDLPLSTAFYKLALGQELDLFDIISFDAELGKTLQELQVLVERKRFLESTSGKNQLEAEDLRFRGARIEDLCLDFTLPGYPDYVLKEGEQNKIVNIHNLEEYVDLVVNATVKSGIMKQVEAFRSGFSQVFDISSLQIFSPQELDYLICGRQEIWEPESLVDNIKFDHGYTAKSPAILNLLEIMAEFTPDQQHAFCQFVTGASRLPTGGLAALSPKLTIVRKHPSSGVSTTNTTGITDAADDDLPSVMTCANYLKLPPYSTKEVMHKKLLYAILEGRGSFDLS